A segment of the Anoplolepis gracilipes chromosome 14, ASM4749672v1, whole genome shotgun sequence genome:
CGAGACAGTATCACATTAgacaaaatttcttataattcaaGTTCTTTTTCGATTATCCTACGATACTCATCAAAACCTTCTTCGATGCATCTAACGGATCCTTCTCCACAAACCCACAATTCTGTACAAACCATCTGGATTAAACGTTCATCATGCGATACTAGTATTACACCTGCCTacaacgataaaataaatataatgataaaatattaatcacacaccatacacatacattgaaataaaaatatttaaaattgaaattatatctgatatgtaaataaaatagacaCTCACTTGGCAGTTGTTGAGAGCTTTACCCAACGCTTCGATTGATTCGATATCGAGATGATTCGTGGGCTCGTCGAGCACCAGAAAATTAGGCATTGCCGCACACATTAAGGCGAATGCCACTCTAGACTTTTGTCCTCCCGAAAGAGAATTTATAGTCTGCAAAGCTAAATTGCCGCTTATCCCAAAACTTCCGAGCATTCGCCTGTATTCTTCGATAGGCTTGCCTGGTAGAGCAAGTAGTAATTATACCATTCCTAAGATAAATAGAGAGCCAAGTTCacattaggaaaaaaaaaacataccaGGAAAATGCGTTTGTAACAATTCAACTGGACAGACACGCATGTCCAGTTGATCGACGTGATGCTGACTAAAGTATCCAAACTTTAGATTACGGTGTACGTGAACCGTGCCTCGCGTCGGACTCAATGCACCGGTGATGATCTTTAACAGAGTAGTCTTGCCGGCACCGTTTTCCCCAACGATACAAATGCGCGATTGCAGACTGGCAGTAAGGTTCACATTGCTAAACACTAAGTCAGCCCCTTCATTGTAACTAAAGGAGACTTCGTTAAGTTGCAGTATCGGTGGACTCAGTTGCTCGACATCCGGGAATTTAAGAGTCACTTCGCTTTCCTTCTCCATCGGCTTCAAATCAGGTCTGTGACGACGGATTTAAAGAAGATTTCAAGTTGAGTAAATTTCAATCTATCCTTCCATAAGGAAATAAATTGCTTGCGTGTTCAAATCGTTACTACTTACAGTTTATCCAACATCTTTATTTTGCTTTGTACACTGGACGCACGATTGGCATTATACCGGAACTTGTCGATAAATTCCTGTACATGTGCTCTTTTTGCTTGCTGAGCCTCATATTCTCGTTGTTGATTTCTCTCGCGTTCACCTTTCGTTTTCACAAATTGCTCGTAATTACCACGATACGCCTCTATTTTCTGCGCACGTAAGTACAAAATATCAGTGGGGACCTGTATTGGAGGAATAGAAACACAAgagataaataatgataaatatacttataataaaaatatttaattatatatattttataaattaatttatttattttataagttaaattttattatatgtaatatctatatatatatataaagtataaaaatgtcataCTGAGACTATgagcttttcttttcttcttttctttttttttaacaaataagaaTGTTTACCGTATCCAAGAATTTCCGGTCGTGCGATACTACAAGTAATGTTTTTGGCCACGTTTGTAAATACTTTTCCAACCAGAGTATCGCTTTAATATCGAGCATGTTCGTTGGCTCATCGAGTAACAATAGATCTGGTTTAGAGAAGAGAGCTCTCGCGAGAGCCAGTCTCATTCGCCAACCGCCAGAAAACGCTTTAGTCGGCCAGGACTGCCTTTCCACGGTAAATCCAAGTCCTGACAGGATTGCGCTTGCTTTGGCGGGTGCCTTGTCGACCTCGGCTAATTGCATCGCTTCGTACACACGTGCCAATTCCTCGCCTAACGTATCGCCTGTCTTGGAGCCATCTTTCTCTATCGCTGCCTGTAATTTTGCCTCCTGACTGAGTAATGCACTTCGTTCCTGATCGCATTCCAAGACAGATTCCAATGCGGACGTATCATCACCGGCTACCTCCTGCTCGACGTGTAGCACACGCACATGTAATGGTATCCTCAACTGTTTGCTAAATCAATTGAAATTTATC
Coding sequences within it:
- the LOC140672889 gene encoding ATP-binding cassette sub-family F member 3, which gives rise to MATCGEYIRSQFPTIDDDLYQYVEGILDSSKDDFEDGDEVYEAIGQVLHEVADKSENEVRQICVKLLEILKGSANNDEIDRRKNGVNKVLNAPVHLGALAATLEAQVEQIKSIWVTTRDDGMKVDAKKLEKAEAKLQQKQEKRIVNEQGSRTNTANHLAESAASASQMTSKKDSRMETKGGVNKTQDIRIENFDVAYGDRVLLHGADLMLAFGRRYGLIGRNGLGKTTLLRMIASKQLRIPLHVRVLHVEQEVAGDDTSALESVLECDQERSALLSQEAKLQAAIEKDGSKTGDTLGEELARVYEAMQLAEVDKAPAKASAILSGLGFTVERQSWPTKAFSGGWRMRLALARALFSKPDLLLLDEPTNMLDIKAILWLEKYLQTWPKTLLVVSHDRKFLDTVPTDILYLRAQKIEAYRGNYEQFVKTKGERERNQQREYEAQQAKRAHVQEFIDKFRYNANRASSVQSKIKMLDKLPDLKPMEKESEVTLKFPDVEQLSPPILQLNEVSFSYNEGADLVFSNVNLTASLQSRICIVGENGAGKTTLLKIITGALSPTRGTVHVHRNLKFGYFSQHHVDQLDMRVCPVELLQTHFPGKPIEEYRRMLGSFGISGNLALQTINSLSGGQKSRVAFALMCAAMPNFLVLDEPTNHLDIESIEALGKALNNCQAGVILVSHDERLIQMVCTELWVCGEGSVRCIEEGFDEYRRIIEKELEL